DNA from Sulfitobacter albidus:
CGTGGTTGGGCTGGCTGACGGTGGCGGGTCTGGGCGTGGTACTGGTGCTGGCGCTGCTCAACCAGTTCACCACGCGCAAACATACCGCCAAGGCGATGCAGATGGACGGGGCGGAATCCTTTTTTGTCGAGCAAAGCCGCCGCACGGCGGAGGCGGTTCTGCCGATGGGGATGCGCCGGGGCGTGGCGGCACGCTGGTCGCAGATGCACCGCGACGGGCTGGCGACGGCACAGGTCGGCGGAGATCGCGGGCAGGGCTATACGGCGGCCTCCAAGGCGTTCCGTCTGCTGCTGCAATCCTCGCTACTGGGGCTGGGCGGCTATCTTGCGCTGCAACAACAGATCACAGCGGGCATGATCGTGGCGACCTCGATCATCGCCGGGCGGGCGCTGGCGCCGGTGGATCAGGTGATCGGCCAATGGGCCACCGTTGTGCGCGCGCGTGAGGCGCACCGCCGACTGCGCGAGACCTTCGCCGCCGCTCCCGTGCCCCGGCCAACCGTCGATCTGCCACCCGCAAAAGGCCATCTGGGCGTCGCAGGGGTGAGCAAATATGTCCCCGGGGACCGCGCCCGCGAACGCGCCCCGATCCTTGACGGTGTGACCTTCGGGCTTGAGCCGGGCGACGCGCTGGGCGTGATCGGACCAAGTGCGTCGGGCAAAAGCACGCTTGCGCGGATCCTCGTGGGTGCCACGCTGCCGGATGAGGGATCGGTCCGGCTCGACGGGGCGACGCTGGATCAATGGAGCGAGGATGCGCTAGGCAGCCAGATCGGCTATTTGCCGCAGCGGCTGGAGCTGCTGACCGGCACGGTGCGCGACAACATCGCCCGCTTTGATCCTGAGGCCGCCGATGAGGAAGTCATCAAGGCCGCGCGCCTGGCCGGTGTGCATGAGATGATCCTGCAACTGCCCGATGGCTACGCCACGCAGATGACGACCGACGCGGGCCCCTTTTCGGGCGGACAGTTGCAACGCATCGGGCTTGCACGGGCAGTCTACGGCGGTCCGCGCTATGTGGTGATGGACGAGCCGAACTCGAACCTCGATGCGGCGGGCGACGATGCGCTGTCACAGGCGATCCTGGCGCTGCGCGAGGCGGGATCAACCGTTGTTGTGATGGCCCACCGCCCCAGCGCCATCGCTGCGGTGAACAAGGTGATGGTGCTGCACGGCGGCCGCGTGGCAGAATTCGGCGCCCGTGACGAGATCCTGCAAAAGTCGCTGCGCCCGCGTGCGGTGCCCACCTCGAGTGAGACGGCATGACCCCAACCCTGCGTACATCTATCCGCTGGCCCGGTGTTCTGGGTGCGCTGGCCTCCGTGCTGTTGCTGGGCGGCGGGACGTGGTGGGCCACCACGACCGAGATCAGCGGCGCGGTCATCGCCTCCGGCACGGTCGAGGTGACGGGACGCCCCAAATCCGTGCAGCATCTCGACGGCGGTATCATCGCCGCGCTGCACGTGCGCGAAGGTGATGCGGTGGAGCGGGGCGCGCCGCTGGTGACGCTGGATGACACCTCGCTTGAGGCCAATCTGGCGATCTACCGCGCGCGACTGTCCGAGGCTCTGGCGACCCGCGACCGGCTTATCGCCGAGCAGATTGACGCGCCTGACATCAGCTTTGCCGCGGTCGATCCGCTGGTGGACGCGGCGGAGGCCGAAGTGCACCGCGCGGGCCAGATAGAGATTTTCGAGGCGCGGCAGGAGCTTGAGGCCAGCCGCCGCGACCGTCTCGCCGAGAAGGCCGCGCAATTCGGCAACCAGATCACCGGTGTCGAAGCGCTGATCGCGGCCAAGCAGCGCCAGATCGGGTTCATCGCCGAAGAAATCGCGGCGACGACGCAGCTGACCGAAAGGGGGCTCGCACGCGCCAGCCAGCTGCGCGGGCTGCAACGCAACGAGGCAGAGCTGCTGGGCCAGGTGGCCGAGCATCGCTCTGAGCTGGCGCGCATCCAGAATTCGATCCGCGATACCGAGATCGAGGTGCTGCAAGGTCGCCGCGAGATTACCGAAGACGTCGTTACCCGTCTGCGCGAAACCACCACCAGCATCGAAGAGTTACGTCAGCAGATCCTTACCACCGCCGCACAGCTCGACCGCGTCGAGATCCGCGCGCCCGACGCCGGGCGTATCCACGAGATGCAGTTCACGACGCTTGGCGGTGTGGTGCCGCCAGGCGGTGTGATCCTGCAAATCGTGCCGCGCGATGAGGGGTTCAGCTTTTTCACGCGTGTCGATCCTTCGTCCATCGACCAGGTGTTTCCGGGGCAGGAGGCAAAGGTGCTGTTCCCCGCGTTCAACCAGCGCACCACGCCGGAATTGCGCGGGCAGGTGGCGGGCGTGTCGGCCACGACGTCGATCGACGAGATCACGGGCCAGTCCTACTACCGGGTCGAAATTGCGGTGCCTGACGTGCAGCTTGACCGGCTTGGCACCCGCGCGCTGATCCCCGGGATGCCGGTGGAGGCCTATCTGACCACCGCCGAACGCACGGTGCTGAGCTATCTCGTCAAGCCGCTGAGCGATCAGCTGGTCCAGGCCTTCCGCGAGGAATAGGCGGCGCGTCAGGCGTCGAAAAAAACCGTTTCATCGGGGCCTTGCAGGTGGATGTTGTGGTGAAATCCGCCCTCGGCGGGCGTGGCCAATAGTGTCTGCGCCCGCGTGCCCGCCGCGCGGAACACCGGATCGGCGGCGTTCTCCTGTCCCGGAAAATAGAGCCGCGTCATCAGCCCCAGATTGATGCCCCGCGCCACGATCCAGATCAGCACATGCGGCGCCTGTCCGGTGGGCGCGCCGGGCATAAGCGTCTCGAACACCGCCGTCCCGCTCTGCGCGTCGGTGGGCTGACGCCCCCAGTGCCTGAATCCTTCGGTGGGACCAAAGCGGCCATCGGGGCCGGGCTGCCAGATCTCGATCATTGCGTCCGTGACCGGATCGCCCGCGCCGTCCATCACCGTCAGCGTGAGCGTCACGGGCGTGCCGTCGGGCGCGCCGGTGATCATCCGCGCGCCGGGGTCGTGCCCGCCGTACATGTCCGCCAGCCCGGCAAAACTCGGCACGCAGCCGATGTGCACGTAGGGCCCGGCGGTCTGCGACGGCGTCTCTTTGAACTTGCGCATCACCCGCCCTCCATCCGGTTCTCGAACAGGGTCTGGTCGCGCCCGCGCAGCGTGATGTCGAACCGGTAGGCGCGGATGTCCATCGGCACCGTCGCCGCCATGTCGAGCCGGGCGATGAGCGTCTCGACCGCCGCCTTGCTGGGGACCGCCTGCACGATGGGGCAGAGCGCGATATGCGGATCTCCCTCGAAATACATCTGGGTGATCAGCCGCTGGGCAAATCCATCGCCGAACACCGAGAAATGGATATGTGCGGGCCGCCAGTCATTGCCACCGTTGGGCCAGGGGTAGGGGCCGGGCTGCACCGTACGAAAGCTGTAGCTGCCGTCGGCGCGGGTGATGCACCGCCCGCAGCCGCCGAAATTCGGGTCAATCGCAGCGAGGTAGCCGTCCTTGACGTGTCGATACCGACCGCCTGCGTTGGCCTGCCAGATCTCGATCAGCTTGCCGGGCAGGGGGCGGCCCTGCTCATCGCGCAGCGTGCCATGTACTAGAATGCGCGGGCCGATGGCCGCCGCACCCGCCGCCGCGTAGTTCACGATCAGATCATCGTCGAGCGGGCCAATGTCGCCGTGCCCGAACGCGGGGCCGGTCATTTCGGTTTGCGTAGGCGCGTGATGCAGCCGGGCGTGCATCGGCGCGCGCAGGCGCGAACTGCGGTAATCGGGGGCAAGCGGGGGGGGTGCCTGTCAAGATCCCGCGCGGCGATAAGCTTGGTCATGGTGAACGCTCTTGGTTGCGTCGGGGCAGGGTGGATCGGGACATTGCGTCAATCAAGCGGCAGGCCCACGTAATTTTCGGCCAGCGCGCGCGATGCCGTCTCGGACCCGCTGAGATAGTCGAACTCCGCCCGCTGCATCCGCTTTTCGAAGGGCGAGTTTTCGGGGAACTGATGCATCAGCGTCGACAGCTGCCACGAGAAACGCTCGACCTTCCAGACGCGGCGCAGGACCGTTTCCGAATAGGTGTCGATGTGGTGATCGTTACCGTCCGCGTAATGCGCGATGAGCGCGCGCGACAGGATGCGGATATCGGCGGCGGCCAGGTTGAGCCCCTTGGCCCCCGTCGGCGGTACGATATGCGCCGCATCCCCGGCCAGAAACAGCGCACCGTAGCGCATCGGCTCGGCCACGAAAGACCGCAGCGGCGCGATGGATTTCTCGAACGAAGGACCGGTTTGCAGGTTTGCCGCCGCATCCGCGCCCAGCCGGGTGGCAAGCTCCTCCCAGAACCGGTCATCGGACCAGTCTGCGATATCGTCCTTCAGATCGCACTGGACGTAATAGCGGCTCCGCGTCGCCGATCGCATCGACGCCAGTGCAAAGCCGCGCGCGTGATTGGCATAGATCAATTCGTGACTGACGGGGGGACGCTCGACAAGAATGCCGAGCCAGCCGAATGGGTAGACCCGCTCAAATGTCCTGAGCACATCAGCCGGGATCGCCCGTCGCGATACCCCGTGAAAGCCGTCGCATCCGGCGATATAATCACATTCGACGATGATGCTTTCGCCCCCGTGGGTGAAGGCGACGCGTGGTTTTGCGGTTGTCAGATCGCGCGGGCTGACGTCGCTTGCATCAAAGAAAAAGATCTGGCCGTCAGCGTGGCGCTTGTCGAACAGATCCTTGGTCATCTCGGTCTGGCCGTAGACCGTGACGGTCTTGCCGGTCAGCGCCTTGAGGTCGATACGGTGGCGATCGCCGTCAAAGGCCAGCTCGAACCCGTCGTGGGGCAGCCCCTCGCGGTGCAGCCGGTCGGCGGCGCCGGCCTCCTCCAGTGCGGTGACGGTGCCCTGTTCTAGCACGCCCGCGCGGATCCGCCCCTCGATATGGGCGCGGTCCTTGCGGTCGATGACAACCGTGTCGATGCCCGCATTGGCAAGAAGCTGCGACAGCAAAAGCCCGCTGGGGCCAGAGCCGATGATGCAGACCTGTGTTTTCAGCGTTCTTGCCATGGATTTCCCTGAATGATGCACGGGCCGGTCACGGCGCAGCGTACCGCAAGTTAACGTCAGAAATACCTACACTGTCGAAATGCCTGAGGCCATGACACTGCGCGCGCAATCCTTGCACTATCCGATCAGACGGGGCAGGCTGAAGATGCACGCCACCGCAGGGATCATCATGATGCAACGGAGCATTCCGACCTATGAACTCTTTGGTGAGCTGCTTTCGGGGAGCTATACCGACCCGGTGCACCACGAGCCGATCCACGAGCGCAGCAGCCAGCATCATTGGACAATCCGACTTCACCGTCACAAGAGTCTCGCGCAGGTGTTTGTCTTTCGCACGCCGGGGGTTTCGCTGCGCGTGGGCGATCTGGCCCATACCAGCACCGCGCCGCTGGCGCTGTTCGTGCCTGCGGGGGTCGCCCACGGATTTCGATTTGCCGATGATGTGGTGGGCGATGTGCTGAGCCTGCGCATCAGCGCACTTGGCGCGCCCGTCGCGGCGCTGCTTGCTCGTCCCGAAATGCAGGCGGGCGGATTGATGCCCCGCGCGCGCTGCGAGAATTTCGATCTGATTGCGGAGGCGATTGGCCGTCTCGGGCAGGCCTACCACGGGATGCAGATCGAACGCGCGGCCCTGCTCGAGACGTTGACGCAATTGGTTCTGACCGCCATCAGCGGTGATTTGCGCCGTGAGACATCCCTGGCCGGACCGGCCCCGCAGGTGCAGGCAACGCGCCACGAGTTGCAGGCGGAGCAGTTTTGCGCATTGGTCGAAAAATGTTTTCGCGAGGATGTGAGCGTGGCAGGCTACGCTGACAGGTTGGATGTCTCCGCGCCGCATCTGACGCGGGTGTGTCGGCGGATCCTGGGGCGGCGCCCAACGCGCTGGTGCGCCAACGCCGCCTGCTCGAGGCCAAGCGGCTGCTTGAGTACACCCGTCTTGGCGTTGCCGAAATCGCGCATAGATCGGGCTTTCGCGATCCGTCGTTTTTCAGCCGCAGCTTTCGCAGCGCCTTCGGCCTGTCGCCAAAGGCGTACCGCGCGGCTCGCGACTTCTAGGCGCGGCCAAGGGGCGCGTCGGTCGGGGCGCGCCTCGCTCAGGCAACTTTGATTCCCTGGCTCCACACACCGCGCAGCAGCGGGGTTTCCCCGATCATGCGCACCCGCAGAACGTCGCCACGCAGGCCGTGCGCCAGCGTGCCGCGATCGTGCAGCCGGGCGGCGCGGGCCGGGTTTACGGTTGCCGTGGCAATGGCGCGCGGCAGATCATCCCAGATCGACGCGAGGCGAAAGGCCGACAGCAGCAGCGCCGAGGGCACGTAGTCGGACGACAGGATATCCAGCAGGCCCGCCCGCGCGAGCGCTTCTGCCGCGACATTGCCGGAGTGGGAGCCGCCGCGGATCAGGTTCGGCGCCCCCATCATCACCGCAATGCCGTGGGCGCGGCAGGCCTCGGCAGCGGCGTGCGTCGTGGGAAATTCGGCAAAGCCCGCGCCGTTGCGCGCCGAGGTGGCAACATGTTCGGCGGTGGTATCGTCGTGGCTGGCCAGCACCGCGCCGAGGCGGGCGGCCTCGGTCACCGCGCCAACCTCGTGGCGCGCGCCAAAGCGCCGCTGCAGGCTCATCAGGTTTTCCACGTGGGCGGCAAATTCAGCGTCATTCATCCCGCGTTTCTTGGCGACGTAGTTTTTCAGCACCTCCAGGTCGCGAAACTGCCGCTGCCCAGGGGTGTGATCCATCAGGCTGACGATGCCGACCCGGTCCGTGGGACCAAAGGTCGCGAATTCATCCAGCAGCGTATCGGAACAGATCTCTGCCCTCAGATGCAGGAAGTGGCTGATCTTGAAATACCCCTGTGCGCGCGCGGCAAGCAGGGCGTCGGCAAGGGTGCGGGCATATCTGAGATATCGGCCCTTGCCGCCGTGGATGGACCCCACGCGCATCGCGTCGAATACGGTCGTTATCCCGGTCGAGGCCAGCTCTGCATCATGGGCAAGAAGGGCGGGCAGATGTGGCCAGTCGACCCCGGGGCGCGGCTCGATATGGCGCTCGACGTTGTCGGTGTGCAGTTCTACCAGTCCGGGCAAGACCAGATCACCGTCGCAATCGATTGCGCCGGGCGGCAGGTGATCCCCTTCGGCAATATCGGTGATGAGGCCGTCCCGAACGGTCAGTGCGCCCTGCATCACCCGATCGGCCAGCACGAGCCGCGCATTCGCGAGACACAGATCGTTCGATGGGTGGCTACGCCCATTCACGGGAGGCACCGGAGCTTTGATCTGGACAAGTTTTGGTATCCCTATACAACTATACATATATTAGCAGATACCGGGCGGCGCGGAAGGGGAGATGTGAGAGTTTGAGCGATATTCCTGCAAAAACCCCGATCTGGAAGGCTATCGCGGCGGCCCTGCGCGATGATCTTGCCGAGGGGCGCTACGTGCTGGGTGACCGCTTGCCGACTGAGGCCGCGCTGGCGCAGCGGTTCGGGGTCAACCGTCACACGGTCCGCCACGGCATTTCCGCACTGGTCAAGGAGGGGTTGGTGCGCACCCGGCGCGGTGCCGGCGCCTTTGTCGCGGCCACGCCGACCGATTACCCGCTCTCACGGCGTGTGCGCTTTCACGAAAATCTGAGTGCCGCCGGGCGCAGGCCGGAAAAACGCGTGCTGACCATCGAGACGCGCGCGGCGACGTCAAACGAAGCGCTGGCGCTGAACCTTCCCGCCATCGATCCGGTCTGCGTCTATCACGGTCTGTCGTTGGCGGACGGCCAGCCCATCGCCCTGTTCGAGAGCCTGTTTCCCGTGCGCAGGCTTCCCGGAATCGCCACCGCCCTGACACAGCACAGCAGCGTGACCGAAGCGCTACGCGCGGCGGGCATCGATGACTATACCCGCGCCTCCACCCGTCTGACTGCGGTGCGCGCCAGTGCCACGCAGGCGTTGCACCTGCGGCTGGCAGAGGGCGATCCGCTTTTGCGCGCCACATCCGTAAACGTCGACGGGCAGGGGCAGCCGGTGGAATTCGGCCGCACCTGGTTTGCGGGCGACCGTCTAACGCTGACACTGGAAGGCTAGGGGGCGGCGCAAGCTGCGTGTTACAAAACCTTCACTTTCAGCACGCGCGCAATTGAAATAACCCTCGGGCGTTAAAACGCGGACGCGGGGACCGTCCGGCGACATCTGCGCGAAAAGGAGCCCGCACATGATTGTCTACGCCATCAACGGCCTTGGCCGCATCGGTAAGCTGGCGCTGAAACCGCTGTTGCAACGCGGGGCCCGCATTGCCTGGATCAACGACGCCGTCGGCGATCCCGAAATGCATGCGCATCTGCTGGAGTTCGACACGGTGCACGGCCGCTGGCAGGCTGAGTTTGCCTACGACAGCGACAGCATCACCATCGACGGCACGAAGATCCCCTTTTTCGGGACACGCGACATTGCCGCGCTGCCGCTCGACGGTGTCGACGTGGTGATCGACTGTACCGGCGTGTTCAAAACGCAAGCCAAGCTTGCGCCCTATTTCGACGCGGGCGTGCGCAAGGTCGTGGTCTCGGCGCCGGTCAAGGACGGCGGTGCCGCCAACATCGTCTACGGGGTCAATACCGAGCTCTACGACCCCGCGCAGCACGACATCGTGACGGCGGCGAGCTGCACGACCAATTGCCTCGCCCCCGTCGTCAAGGTGATCCACGAGGCGCTCGGGATCAAACACGGCTCCATCACGACGATCCACGACGTGACCAACACGCAAACCATCGTGGACCGCCCGGCCAAGGATCTGCGTCGCGCCCGCTCGGCGCTGAATTCACTGATCCCCACGACCACCGGCAGCGCGACGGCGATCACGCTGATCTACCCGGAATTGGCGGGCCGGTTGAACGGGCACGCGGTCCGGGTGCCCTTGCTCAACGCATCGTTGACCGACTGCGTGTTCGAAGTCGCACGCGAAACGAGCGTGCAGGAGGTCAACGCCCTCTTCGCGGCCGCAGCCGATGGCCCGTTGCGCGGTATTCTGGGGTATGAGACCCGCCCGCTGGTGTCAGCCGATTACACCAACGACACCCGCTCCGGCATCGTCGACGCGCCCAGCACCATGGTCATCAACGGCACACAGGTGAAAATCTATGCCTGGTACGATAACGAGATGGGCTATGCGCACCGGTTGGTGGATGTGGCCTGCATGGTCGGGGACAGCCTGTGAGCCAGCCCGCCGGGCGCCCCGAAGGGCTATCGGCCTATGTCGCGGTCACGGCGGCCTATTGGGCATTCATGCTCAGCGACGGAGCCCTGCGGATGCTGGTGCTGCTGCATTTTCACACGCTGGGGTTTTCGCCCGTCCAGCTGGCCTATCTCTTTGTCCTGTACGAAATCGCCGGGGTTGTGACCAATCTGTGCGCGGGATGGATTGCCGCGCGCTTCGGGCTGGCCTCGACGCTCTACGCGGGATTGGCGCTTCAGGTGCTGGCGTTGCTGGCGCTCGCGCAGCTTGATCCCTCGTGGACGGTGGCGGCGTCGGTTGTTTTCGTCATGCTCGTGCAGGGGGCGAGCGGCGTTGCCAAAGACCTCGCCAAGATGTCGTCGAAATCGGCGGTAAAGATCCTCGCACCGGCGCAGGACGGTGGCCTTTTCCGCTGGGTCGCGCTGCTGACCGGGTCCAAGAACATGGTCAAGGGGGCTGGCTTTCTTCTGGGGACGGGGTTGCTGGC
Protein-coding regions in this window:
- a CDS encoding type I secretion system permease/ATPase; its protein translation is MTALRPLRATAYSAAVARLRGTFVVVALFSAAVNVLMLTGPMFMLQVYDRVLSSGSVPTLQALYLMVVVLFVFLGVYDFLRSRIMSRAAYRLDQEISDEAYAVWLRAALADLPMLNRPLSDLAIVRGFLSSPVVLGFFDLPWIPIYVAVCFFVHPWLGWLTVAGLGVVLVLALLNQFTTRKHTAKAMQMDGAESFFVEQSRRTAEAVLPMGMRRGVAARWSQMHRDGLATAQVGGDRGQGYTAASKAFRLLLQSSLLGLGGYLALQQQITAGMIVATSIIAGRALAPVDQVIGQWATVVRAREAHRRLRETFAAAPVPRPTVDLPPAKGHLGVAGVSKYVPGDRARERAPILDGVTFGLEPGDALGVIGPSASGKSTLARILVGATLPDEGSVRLDGATLDQWSEDALGSQIGYLPQRLELLTGTVRDNIARFDPEAADEEVIKAARLAGVHEMILQLPDGYATQMTTDAGPFSGGQLQRIGLARAVYGGPRYVVMDEPNSNLDAAGDDALSQAILALREAGSTVVVMAHRPSAIAAVNKVMVLHGGRVAEFGARDEILQKSLRPRAVPTSSETA
- a CDS encoding HlyD family type I secretion periplasmic adaptor subunit; protein product: MTPTLRTSIRWPGVLGALASVLLLGGGTWWATTTEISGAVIASGTVEVTGRPKSVQHLDGGIIAALHVREGDAVERGAPLVTLDDTSLEANLAIYRARLSEALATRDRLIAEQIDAPDISFAAVDPLVDAAEAEVHRAGQIEIFEARQELEASRRDRLAEKAAQFGNQITGVEALIAAKQRQIGFIAEEIAATTQLTERGLARASQLRGLQRNEAELLGQVAEHRSELARIQNSIRDTEIEVLQGRREITEDVVTRLRETTTSIEELRQQILTTAAQLDRVEIRAPDAGRIHEMQFTTLGGVVPPGGVILQIVPRDEGFSFFTRVDPSSIDQVFPGQEAKVLFPAFNQRTTPELRGQVAGVSATTSIDEITGQSYYRVEIAVPDVQLDRLGTRALIPGMPVEAYLTTAERTVLSYLVKPLSDQLVQAFREE
- the pcaG gene encoding protocatechuate 3,4-dioxygenase subunit alpha, whose translation is MRKFKETPSQTAGPYVHIGCVPSFAGLADMYGGHDPGARMITGAPDGTPVTLTLTVMDGAGDPVTDAMIEIWQPGPDGRFGPTEGFRHWGRQPTDAQSGTAVFETLMPGAPTGQAPHVLIWIVARGINLGLMTRLYFPGQENAADPVFRAAGTRAQTLLATPAEGGFHHNIHLQGPDETVFFDA
- the pobA gene encoding 4-hydroxybenzoate 3-monooxygenase, encoding MARTLKTQVCIIGSGPSGLLLSQLLANAGIDTVVIDRKDRAHIEGRIRAGVLEQGTVTALEEAGAADRLHREGLPHDGFELAFDGDRHRIDLKALTGKTVTVYGQTEMTKDLFDKRHADGQIFFFDASDVSPRDLTTAKPRVAFTHGGESIIVECDYIAGCDGFHGVSRRAIPADVLRTFERVYPFGWLGILVERPPVSHELIYANHARGFALASMRSATRSRYYVQCDLKDDIADWSDDRFWEELATRLGADAAANLQTGPSFEKSIAPLRSFVAEPMRYGALFLAGDAAHIVPPTGAKGLNLAAADIRILSRALIAHYADGNDHHIDTYSETVLRRVWKVERFSWQLSTLMHQFPENSPFEKRMQRAEFDYLSGSETASRALAENYVGLPLD
- a CDS encoding alpha-D-ribose 1-methylphosphonate 5-triphosphate diphosphatase yields the protein MQGALTVRDGLITDIAEGDHLPPGAIDCDGDLVLPGLVELHTDNVERHIEPRPGVDWPHLPALLAHDAELASTGITTVFDAMRVGSIHGGKGRYLRYARTLADALLAARAQGYFKISHFLHLRAEICSDTLLDEFATFGPTDRVGIVSLMDHTPGQRQFRDLEVLKNYVAKKRGMNDAEFAAHVENLMSLQRRFGARHEVGAVTEAARLGAVLASHDDTTAEHVATSARNGAGFAEFPTTHAAAEACRAHGIAVMMGAPNLIRGGSHSGNVAAEALARAGLLDILSSDYVPSALLLSAFRLASIWDDLPRAIATATVNPARAARLHDRGTLAHGLRGDVLRVRMIGETPLLRGVWSQGIKVA
- the phnF gene encoding phosphonate metabolism transcriptional regulator PhnF, with translation MPAKTPIWKAIAAALRDDLAEGRYVLGDRLPTEAALAQRFGVNRHTVRHGISALVKEGLVRTRRGAGAFVAATPTDYPLSRRVRFHENLSAAGRRPEKRVLTIETRAATSNEALALNLPAIDPVCVYHGLSLADGQPIALFESLFPVRRLPGIATALTQHSSVTEALRAAGIDDYTRASTRLTAVRASATQALHLRLAEGDPLLRATSVNVDGQGQPVEFGRTWFAGDRLTLTLEG
- a CDS encoding ArsJ-associated glyceraldehyde-3-phosphate dehydrogenase, with the translated sequence MIVYAINGLGRIGKLALKPLLQRGARIAWINDAVGDPEMHAHLLEFDTVHGRWQAEFAYDSDSITIDGTKIPFFGTRDIAALPLDGVDVVIDCTGVFKTQAKLAPYFDAGVRKVVVSAPVKDGGAANIVYGVNTELYDPAQHDIVTAASCTTNCLAPVVKVIHEALGIKHGSITTIHDVTNTQTIVDRPAKDLRRARSALNSLIPTTTGSATAITLIYPELAGRLNGHAVRVPLLNASLTDCVFEVARETSVQEVNALFAAAADGPLRGILGYETRPLVSADYTNDTRSGIVDAPSTMVINGTQVKIYAWYDNEMGYAHRLVDVACMVGDSL